The Hyalangium gracile genome has a window encoding:
- a CDS encoding type II secretion system F family protein: MHDIITTFLLGGSALFAAAAAAFLGVGLYNNFFERFVTEVAEESAGGVRGVGSVAIRKLGAMNRRVMWPSYEAKMRKNLIKAGDPSGYKPEDIMALQEIGWVVGLLMGLILANGLGLNLAWSLVMAKFGMFYPQIWVNDQVKKRHLLISRALPYNLDLLTLSVEAGLDFTGALAKVVEKGKAGPLKDELALVLKQLKMGKTREEALKAMIVRVDLPPLTTFVTALIQADKMGTSLGKVLRIQSTQMRIDRTQRAEKLAGEAPVKMLFPLIACIFPTVFMVLFGPIVFQFMFGNVGG; encoded by the coding sequence GTGCACGACATCATCACCACGTTCCTGCTGGGTGGCTCGGCGCTGTTCGCGGCCGCGGCCGCGGCCTTCCTGGGCGTGGGCCTCTACAACAACTTCTTCGAGCGCTTCGTCACCGAGGTGGCCGAGGAGTCCGCGGGTGGCGTCCGAGGCGTTGGCTCGGTGGCCATCCGCAAGCTGGGCGCCATGAACCGGCGCGTCATGTGGCCCAGCTACGAAGCCAAGATGCGCAAGAACCTGATCAAGGCCGGCGATCCCTCGGGCTACAAGCCCGAGGACATCATGGCCTTGCAGGAGATCGGCTGGGTCGTCGGCCTGCTGATGGGCCTCATCCTCGCCAACGGCCTGGGGCTGAACCTGGCCTGGTCGCTGGTGATGGCCAAGTTCGGCATGTTCTACCCGCAGATCTGGGTGAACGATCAGGTGAAGAAGCGCCACCTGCTCATCTCCCGCGCGCTGCCCTACAACCTGGACCTGCTGACGCTGTCGGTGGAGGCGGGTCTGGACTTCACCGGCGCGCTCGCCAAGGTGGTGGAGAAGGGCAAGGCGGGTCCGCTCAAGGACGAGCTGGCCCTGGTGCTCAAGCAGCTGAAGATGGGCAAGACGCGTGAGGAGGCCCTCAAGGCCATGATCGTCCGCGTGGACCTGCCGCCGCTCACCACCTTCGTCACCGCGCTCATCCAGGCGGACAAGATGGGTACCAGCCTCGGCAAGGTGCTGCGCATCCAGTCCACGCAGATGCGCATCGACCGCACCCAGCGCGCCGAGAAGCTGGCTGGCGAGGCCCCGGTGAAGATGCTCTTCCCGCTCATCGCGTGCATCTTCCCCACGGTGTTCATGGTCCTCTTCGGGCCCATCGTGTTCCAGTTCATGTTCGGCAACGTCGGGGGCTAG
- a CDS encoding FHA domain-containing protein — translation MGRTSENDLVLHDQGVSRRHARIFTRGGRSFVEDLGSTGGTLCDGRPLARAQERELRGGERLAIGAVEFIFSPLKTQASASSSPVTAPAARPRSSTLVTRAQTVQEMQAIEREDTGRHRTLLEVELKGVDPAPTEVMTQQAVLEAAARAMAVPAAPTTIIPQQAVLKAAALAKAAAAASEDSDSTSTVTRVTEPPLPRGAQRPSAASPAASGPSAAERARLRRQRGNSLGGKLLSWWEELSPRHRSIAGVVAGLVIVAVVGVLVVVLGPEQGTARPQGPEPAELGFTPIADSFGLGQGVTWTQPDQKTFHFQYASPTRALAVLHYQARDVASAHELAISLNGAALGWVPQDNLEADERELQMMLPIHLLHRDQPNQLSFDSVLNPPGKDPWRVWNVYVEVIPVPELPAEQLLAKASKEADAGRRFYEQKDVGSENLFKSWKLFRSAWLTLEALDQKPELHADVLFMLAQTAQELDRQCRLLMLDFQRSLQYRDGDKARATVEEVMRRFPTTEHRCHNLALEKANQYELPI, via the coding sequence ATCGGCCGCACCTCCGAGAATGACCTGGTGCTGCACGATCAAGGGGTGTCCCGCCGCCATGCGCGCATCTTCACGCGTGGCGGCAGGAGCTTCGTGGAGGATCTGGGCAGCACTGGCGGCACTCTGTGCGACGGCAGGCCGCTCGCGCGCGCGCAGGAGCGAGAGCTTCGCGGCGGAGAGCGGCTGGCCATCGGCGCGGTCGAGTTCATCTTCAGCCCGCTGAAGACGCAGGCCTCGGCGTCCTCAAGTCCCGTCACCGCTCCGGCGGCCCGGCCGCGGTCGAGCACCCTCGTCACCCGCGCGCAGACCGTGCAGGAGATGCAGGCCATCGAGCGGGAGGACACCGGCCGTCACCGGACCCTCCTCGAGGTGGAGCTCAAGGGCGTGGACCCCGCGCCGACGGAGGTCATGACCCAGCAGGCGGTGCTCGAGGCCGCGGCGCGCGCGATGGCGGTGCCCGCCGCGCCGACGACGATCATCCCCCAGCAGGCGGTGCTCAAGGCCGCGGCGCTCGCGAAGGCCGCCGCCGCGGCCTCGGAGGACTCTGACTCCACCTCCACCGTCACCCGGGTCACCGAGCCGCCGCTTCCCCGTGGGGCTCAGCGCCCGAGTGCCGCTTCGCCGGCCGCCAGCGGGCCGTCCGCCGCCGAGCGGGCCCGGCTGCGCCGCCAGCGAGGCAACTCCCTCGGCGGCAAGCTCCTGTCCTGGTGGGAGGAACTGTCCCCGCGCCACAGGTCCATCGCCGGGGTGGTGGCCGGACTGGTGATCGTGGCCGTGGTGGGCGTGCTGGTGGTGGTGCTCGGCCCGGAGCAGGGCACCGCTCGTCCCCAGGGGCCGGAGCCCGCCGAGCTGGGCTTCACGCCCATTGCGGACTCCTTCGGCCTGGGCCAGGGCGTCACCTGGACGCAGCCGGATCAGAAGACGTTCCACTTCCAGTACGCCTCTCCGACCCGGGCGCTCGCTGTCCTACACTACCAGGCCCGGGACGTCGCCTCCGCGCACGAGCTGGCCATCAGCCTCAACGGGGCGGCGCTCGGGTGGGTTCCCCAGGACAACCTGGAGGCGGATGAGCGCGAGCTTCAGATGATGCTCCCCATCCACCTGCTGCACCGCGATCAGCCCAACCAGCTGTCCTTCGACTCGGTGCTCAACCCCCCGGGGAAGGACCCCTGGCGGGTGTGGAACGTGTACGTCGAGGTCATCCCCGTGCCGGAGCTGCCAGCCGAGCAGCTGCTCGCCAAGGCGAGCAAGGAGGCGGACGCGGGCCGGCGCTTCTACGAGCAGAAGGATGTAGGCTCGGAGAACCTGTTCAAGTCCTGGAAGCTCTTCCGCTCGGCGTGGCTCACGCTGGAGGCGCTCGACCAGAAGCCGGAGCTGCACGCGGACGTGCTCTTCATGCTGGCGCAGACGGCCCAGGAGCTGGACCGGCAGTGCCGTCTCCTGATGCTCGATTTTCAACGCAGCCTGCAGTACCGGGACGGAGACAAGGCCCGAGCCACCGTGGAGGAGGTCATGCGGCGCTTCCCTACCACCGAGCATCGCTGCCACAATCTGGCCCTAGAGAAGGCAAATCAGTACGAGCTTCCGATATAA
- a CDS encoding FHA domain-containing protein, producing the protein MANPPPARRRSTSTSGSGGPPSGTGQQRPVRRTGTTAPAVRPAEPMAFNGPKLVVTAGPKAGEEFNLEDEEYVVGRSTDNPICIQDSSVSRKHIMLRRVGSGWTVSDLGSGNGTLVNGEPITDETVLGNGDVITMGDSEVTFSDVANSTMMVAITPGPSRPRPAASGAAPPRPGRSERVRPGRTMAKPVDPAAQKKKKLMVVAAGVLVLFAGAGLVVVQMRRTAMEQAQQLARLEEIKREQELAAIFEDAKKQIREGKWIEAKARLTELQSRDPERGGLQDYLERVDREIPNQQHVAAAQAALAEKKLGLAKVELDKVSQDTTMFDLVAKLKRQLQDTADAQTKEARGLLDGKQLDPAKAITDDVLAAFPESRDARLINDEAARLIKVRDTPVAPPPPPPTAPPWEQAVARFVDADVSGAVALLNACIAKSPKCKELLKDITEFNNLYKKLEDLDAKGLARLLALDKDISGSRGPSKMARNAGTRAANIFYKSASAAKASGQWARAVEFAKRTLQADPSNAGASNILSDLRGKAKDIYLLAYAQKDANPEEAIQKFKEVIAMTPSDDETHQKAQKWLADLSR; encoded by the coding sequence ATGGCGAATCCTCCCCCGGCGCGACGTCGGTCGACATCCACTTCTGGCTCTGGCGGTCCCCCCAGCGGCACGGGACAGCAGCGCCCCGTGCGTAGGACGGGGACGACGGCGCCGGCGGTGCGGCCCGCCGAGCCCATGGCCTTCAACGGTCCCAAGCTGGTGGTGACCGCCGGCCCCAAGGCCGGTGAGGAGTTCAACCTCGAGGACGAGGAGTACGTCGTCGGACGCTCGACGGACAACCCGATCTGCATCCAGGACAGCTCCGTCTCGCGCAAGCACATCATGCTGCGCCGGGTCGGCAGCGGCTGGACGGTGAGCGATCTGGGCTCGGGCAACGGCACGCTCGTCAACGGCGAGCCCATCACCGACGAGACGGTGCTGGGCAACGGCGACGTCATCACCATGGGCGACTCGGAGGTGACGTTCTCCGACGTGGCCAACTCGACGATGATGGTGGCGATCACGCCGGGCCCCTCGCGCCCGCGTCCGGCCGCCAGTGGCGCGGCGCCGCCGCGTCCGGGCCGCTCCGAGCGCGTGCGCCCCGGCCGCACGATGGCCAAGCCGGTGGATCCGGCCGCCCAGAAGAAGAAGAAGCTCATGGTGGTGGCCGCCGGCGTGCTCGTGCTGTTCGCGGGCGCGGGCCTGGTGGTCGTGCAGATGCGCAGGACCGCCATGGAGCAGGCGCAGCAGCTGGCCCGGCTGGAGGAGATCAAGCGCGAGCAGGAGCTGGCGGCGATCTTCGAGGACGCCAAGAAGCAGATCCGCGAGGGCAAGTGGATCGAGGCCAAGGCCCGGCTGACGGAGCTGCAGTCGAGGGATCCGGAGCGCGGGGGCCTGCAGGACTACCTGGAGCGGGTGGATCGAGAGATCCCCAACCAGCAGCACGTGGCGGCGGCGCAGGCCGCGCTCGCCGAGAAGAAGCTGGGCCTGGCCAAGGTGGAGCTGGACAAGGTCAGCCAGGACACGACGATGTTCGACCTGGTGGCCAAGCTGAAGCGCCAGCTGCAGGACACCGCCGACGCCCAGACGAAGGAGGCGCGCGGCCTGCTGGACGGCAAGCAGCTGGATCCGGCCAAGGCCATCACCGACGACGTGCTGGCGGCCTTCCCGGAGAGCCGCGACGCCAGGCTGATCAACGACGAGGCCGCGCGCCTCATCAAGGTCCGCGACACGCCGGTGGCTCCGCCGCCCCCGCCGCCCACGGCGCCGCCCTGGGAGCAGGCCGTGGCCCGCTTCGTGGACGCGGACGTGTCCGGCGCGGTGGCGCTGCTCAACGCGTGCATCGCGAAGTCGCCCAAGTGCAAGGAGCTGCTCAAGGACATCACCGAGTTCAACAACCTCTACAAGAAGCTGGAGGACCTGGACGCCAAGGGGCTGGCTCGGCTGCTGGCGCTGGACAAGGACATCAGCGGGTCGCGTGGGCCCAGCAAGATGGCTCGCAACGCCGGCACGCGCGCGGCGAACATCTTCTACAAGAGCGCCTCGGCGGCGAAGGCCTCGGGCCAGTGGGCTCGCGCCGTGGAGTTCGCCAAGCGCACGCTCCAGGCGGACCCGTCCAACGCCGGTGCCTCCAACATCCTGAGCGATCTGAGGGGCAAGGCGAAGGACATCTACCTGCTGGCGTACGCGCAGAAGGACGCCAACCCCGAGGAGGCGATCCAGAAGTTCAAGGAAGTGATCGCCATGACGCCTTCGGATGACGAGACGCACCAGAAGGCGCAGAAGTGGCTCGCTGACCTCTCGAGATGA
- the xseA gene encoding exodeoxyribonuclease VII large subunit has protein sequence MKRRRKAGEEQPPATVQGDLFGPVEVSAGPLAVVAPAEPPAPPRAPQSASEKAPAPEKAPAVEKPAVVERPVAVAQEVSAPLPSLPGAPARPARIVLTVGELTRQLKETIEARYARVFVRGEVSGFRGANARGHLYFTLKDAEACIDAKVWASTAGRMRFALRDGLEVVAEGSVDVYAPQGRYSLIVQRLEPVGEGARALAFEQLKERLAAEGLIGDRRVRPPRPLPFLPRRIGVVTSRTGAALQDFLRVLHSRNPRLSVLLCDARVQGEGSAEEVADAIERLGRTDVDVIVVTRGGGSVEDLWTFNEELVARAIHAAPVPVVSAIGHEIDFTISDFVADWRAPTPSAAAERLSPVLDDLELTLATHASRLRQGMMRRLVELRERQGSLSGRLVDPRRRLGQERLFLSEQLEAMMRALRPAQRERRERLRGLHERLQRARPQARLGEQRAHLLRLAARLQEAARTSISTRRAELARGQLGLERASPTARVATERAGLADKKARLESLQRHVLSEAQRHFQRLEARLDAMSPLKVLSRGYSVTFRRRDGAVVRTVSDVQPGELLGIKLATGGAKTLDGCEEIEATVTAVKGPVDC, from the coding sequence ATGAAGCGGCGCCGCAAAGCGGGTGAGGAGCAGCCCCCCGCCACCGTGCAGGGGGATCTGTTCGGGCCGGTCGAGGTCTCCGCCGGGCCGCTGGCGGTGGTGGCTCCCGCCGAGCCGCCGGCTCCGCCTCGGGCGCCGCAGTCCGCGTCGGAGAAGGCGCCTGCGCCCGAGAAGGCGCCTGCCGTGGAGAAGCCGGCCGTCGTCGAGCGGCCCGTCGCCGTGGCGCAGGAGGTGTCCGCGCCGCTGCCCTCGCTGCCCGGGGCGCCGGCCCGGCCCGCGCGCATCGTGCTGACGGTGGGCGAGCTGACGCGGCAGCTCAAGGAGACCATCGAGGCGCGCTACGCGCGCGTCTTCGTCCGGGGCGAGGTGTCCGGCTTCCGGGGCGCCAACGCCCGAGGCCACCTGTACTTCACCCTGAAGGACGCGGAGGCCTGCATCGACGCCAAGGTGTGGGCGTCCACGGCGGGCCGGATGCGCTTCGCCCTGCGGGACGGGCTGGAGGTGGTGGCCGAGGGCAGCGTGGACGTGTACGCGCCCCAGGGCCGCTACAGCCTCATCGTCCAGCGCCTGGAGCCGGTGGGGGAGGGCGCCCGCGCGCTCGCCTTCGAGCAGCTCAAGGAGCGGCTCGCGGCGGAGGGGCTGATTGGAGACAGGCGCGTGCGGCCTCCGCGCCCGCTGCCCTTCCTGCCCCGGCGCATCGGCGTGGTGACGAGCCGCACGGGCGCCGCGCTGCAGGACTTCCTGCGCGTGCTGCACTCGCGCAACCCTCGGCTGAGCGTGCTGCTGTGTGACGCGCGCGTGCAGGGCGAGGGCTCGGCGGAGGAGGTGGCGGACGCCATCGAGCGGCTGGGCCGCACGGACGTGGACGTCATCGTCGTCACGCGCGGCGGCGGCTCGGTGGAGGATCTCTGGACGTTCAACGAGGAGCTCGTCGCGCGGGCCATCCACGCCGCGCCGGTGCCGGTGGTGTCGGCCATCGGTCACGAGATCGACTTCACCATCTCGGACTTCGTGGCGGACTGGCGGGCGCCCACGCCCAGCGCGGCGGCGGAGCGGCTCTCGCCGGTGCTGGATGATCTGGAGCTGACGCTGGCCACCCACGCCTCGCGGCTGCGCCAGGGGATGATGCGGCGGCTGGTGGAGCTGCGCGAGCGGCAGGGCAGCCTGTCCGGGCGGCTGGTGGATCCCCGGCGGCGGCTGGGCCAGGAGCGGCTGTTCCTCTCCGAGCAGCTCGAGGCGATGATGCGGGCGCTGCGGCCGGCCCAGCGCGAGCGCCGAGAGCGGCTGCGGGGGCTGCACGAGCGGCTCCAGCGCGCGCGGCCCCAGGCCCGGCTCGGGGAGCAGCGCGCGCACCTGCTGCGGCTGGCGGCGCGGCTCCAGGAGGCGGCCCGGACGAGCATCTCCACCCGGCGGGCGGAGCTGGCCCGGGGGCAGCTGGGGCTGGAGCGGGCCTCGCCGACGGCGCGGGTGGCCACGGAGCGGGCGGGGCTGGCGGACAAGAAGGCCCGCCTGGAGAGCCTGCAGCGGCACGTGCTCTCGGAGGCCCAGCGGCACTTCCAGCGGCTGGAGGCCCGGCTGGATGCAATGAGTCCCCTGAAGGTGCTCTCCCGGGGATACTCGGTGACGTTCCGGCGGCGGGACGGGGCGGTGGTGCGCACCGTCTCGGACGTGCAGCCGGGAGAGCTGCTGGGTATCAAACTCGCGACGGGTGGGGCGAAGACGCTGGACGGCTGTGAGGAGATCGAGGCCACGGTGACGGCCGTCAAGGGGCCGGTGGACTGCTGA
- a CDS encoding exodeoxyribonuclease VII small subunit produces the protein MSKSGKAVEAAPEPYGEVVARLEEMVAKLESGSLSLEESLKAFEEGIRLVRKGEKLLNEAEQRIEQLLVDEEGRDGVAPLAAGNRPALAAAPRAPAANKAPAEDDVPF, from the coding sequence GTGTCGAAGTCAGGCAAGGCGGTGGAGGCAGCGCCCGAGCCCTACGGGGAGGTGGTGGCGCGGCTGGAGGAGATGGTCGCGAAGCTGGAGAGCGGCTCGCTGTCGCTCGAGGAGTCTCTCAAGGCTTTCGAGGAGGGCATCCGGCTGGTACGCAAGGGCGAGAAGCTGCTCAACGAGGCGGAGCAGCGCATCGAGCAGCTGCTGGTGGACGAGGAGGGTCGGGACGGGGTGGCGCCACTGGCGGCGGGCAATCGGCCCGCGCTGGCGGCGGCTCCCCGGGCTCCGGCCGCGAACAAGGCGCCTGCGGAAGATGACGTTCCGTTCTGA
- a CDS encoding response regulator → MEKPRIIIVDDDRDTRELLAMALETEGFEVSSAANGLRLISSLQLRRPHLILLDVNMSWIDGFELCKAVKKNENFRDIPVIFVSGRGEPEDRRKGMEAGAADYFVKPLDLNRLIARIRELIPAPAPEEH, encoded by the coding sequence ATGGAGAAGCCCAGAATCATCATCGTCGATGACGACCGCGACACGCGCGAGCTGCTCGCGATGGCGCTGGAGACGGAGGGCTTCGAGGTGTCGAGCGCGGCCAACGGGCTGCGGTTGATCTCCTCGCTGCAGCTGCGTCGTCCGCACCTCATCCTCCTGGACGTGAACATGTCCTGGATCGACGGCTTCGAGCTGTGCAAAGCGGTGAAGAAGAACGAGAACTTCCGCGACATACCGGTCATCTTCGTCAGCGGCCGGGGCGAGCCCGAGGATCGGCGCAAGGGGATGGAGGCCGGGGCGGCGGACTACTTCGTGAAGCCGTTGGATCTCAACCGGCTGATTGCCCGTATTCGAGAGTTGATCCCGGCCCCGGCGCCGGAGGAGCACTGA
- a CDS encoding polyprenyl synthetase family protein — protein MSTFDLKNFLQAQQARIEALLHARSARLEPSGAPSRLAEAMRYSLMAGGKRLRPVLCLTFADAIAQQSTALRAAEDAACALEYIHTYSLIHDDLPAMDDDDLRRGRPTSHKVFGEAMAILAGDALLTEAFTLLASGPEPVRVALCRELAMAAGAAGMVGGQVLDIAEDRPAQMDYLTRLHGLKTGAMIRASCRMGVLAAGGSAEDLRRADTYGEAVGLAFQIADDILDVTGDPKLMGKPVGADAAAGRYTFPAVIGLEASWVLAERMVADAVAAVEPIEGAGGPLAVLARYMVERNS, from the coding sequence GTGAGTACCTTTGATCTGAAGAACTTCCTGCAGGCTCAGCAGGCCCGGATCGAGGCCCTGCTGCATGCACGCTCGGCCCGATTGGAGCCGTCCGGGGCGCCGTCCCGTCTGGCCGAGGCCATGCGCTACTCGCTGATGGCGGGTGGCAAGCGGCTGCGGCCGGTGTTGTGCCTGACGTTCGCGGACGCCATCGCCCAGCAGAGCACCGCGCTGCGCGCCGCGGAGGATGCGGCGTGCGCGCTGGAGTACATCCACACGTACTCGCTCATCCACGACGATCTGCCGGCCATGGACGATGACGATCTGCGCCGGGGCCGGCCCACCTCGCACAAGGTGTTTGGCGAGGCGATGGCCATCCTCGCCGGGGACGCGCTGCTCACGGAGGCCTTCACCCTGCTGGCCTCGGGGCCGGAGCCGGTGCGGGTGGCGCTCTGCCGCGAGCTGGCGATGGCGGCGGGCGCCGCGGGCATGGTGGGTGGGCAGGTGCTGGACATCGCCGAGGATCGTCCCGCGCAGATGGACTACCTGACGCGGCTGCACGGCTTGAAGACGGGCGCGATGATCCGGGCCTCGTGCCGCATGGGCGTGCTGGCGGCGGGCGGTAGCGCCGAGGATCTGCGCCGGGCGGACACCTATGGCGAGGCGGTGGGGCTGGCGTTCCAGATCGCCGACGACATCCTGGATGTGACGGGCGATCCGAAGCTGATGGGCAAGCCGGTGGGAGCCGATGCCGCGGCGGGCCGGTACACCTTCCCGGCGGTCATCGGGCTGGAGGCGTCCTGGGTGCTGGCCGAGCGCATGGTGGCGGACGCGGTGGCGGCCGTGGAGCCCATCGAAGGCGCGGGGGGCCCGCTGGCGGTGCTGGCGCGCTACATGGTGGAGCGGAACTCGTGA